In the Desulfonauticus submarinus genome, TAAGAAAATGCATTGAAAAGGTAGAGGCTAAAAAAGCAAAAGATATTATGATTACTGAGTTTGTTTATTTAAAACCTACTGATCATGTTATGGAAGCTGAGGCCTTGATTGTAGAAAGAGGAATTAATTCTTTGCCAGTTTTAGATGAAAACAAAA is a window encoding:
- a CDS encoding CBS domain-containing protein; amino-acid sequence: RKCIEKVEAKKAKDIMITEFVYLKPTDHVMEAEALIVERGINSLPVLDENKRLVGEVNRRDILAYFSSICEYCALKNFQAVDVSTIDCPEKIQECYAKLIAEEQ